The Deinococcus sp. KNUC1210 genomic interval CACCAGTCGGTGCCGAACGGTGCGTGCGGCGAGGTCGGACGCCTCTCCCCGCAGGACCTCACCGATGAACGGATCGAAGGTCAAGACTCCCTTTCGCTCTAAGCGCTCGGCGAACAGCTCGGCCTCTTCAAAGGTCGGCACCGTCCATGCCCGGTCGTTGAGCCAGAACGAGTGCCGGGTTGCCGGGGGCAGAACGACTTCCTGATCCCGGTACGTCTGTACGGGACGGCTCGTGAGCGAGGTGCCCAGCCTGAACTTCAACCACAGCACCTCCGCAGCCTCAGGGAGCGTGGCGATGCCCCAACCGGTCCATGGACCGACCAGCACCGCCCGCGTATCACCCGCGTGTTTGACGAGCACCAGATACCAGTTGGTCTCTGCCGGGCGGATCAGCTGGGCGCCCTCGGTGATCTCGGCCTGAGCGGCCGACTCGATCAGGGCCGCTGGTGCGAGCAGTTGGTAGATCATGCGAATTGACCTGGGTACGGCTGGCGCGCCTGGAGCGAATGGAAGCGGAAATCGGGCGGCTTGTCCACGTGACCCCAGTGTGCCACAGCCGGCCGTAAGATAGAGAAGCAGACGGACGGTGTGATCGGTGTGTGCCAGCTGATCTGACAGGCTGATCGGCTTTGTTGGAAAAGTGGTGGGAAGGGTTCTGCCGACTGGCCGCGCCCTGGGTACCGAATCACCGTGACATGCCCGCACCAGCGATTGGGCAACCAGCACCTGCAGAGCCGGGATGGCGTTCGTCGGTTCCCTTACAAGTAGAGCGCCAAGCCTGACTGAAAAGCACAGGAGTGTGCCCCCATCCGGATGCTCGGAGCGCTGAACTTAGGTCGTCCACCGGCAGATCAAGACGGAAGCTCCCCGACCTGGGACGCCTCATACGCGGGAGCCGGCATGTGGCATGCTCCCACGGCCGCCGTGAC includes:
- a CDS encoding helix-turn-helix domain-containing protein: MIYQLLAPAALIESAAQAEITEGAQLIRPAETNWYLVLVKHAGDTRAVLVGPWTGWGIATLPEAAEVLWLKFRLGTSLTSRPVQTYRDQEVVLPPATRHSFWLNDRAWTVPTFEEAELFAERLERKGVLTFDPFIGEVLRGEASDLAARTVRHRLVQATGLSLNHIRQVQRAQQAAEMLRQGIPIPETVYRAGYFDQPHLTRSLRRWVGYTPAHLLRPNR